In one window of Poriferisphaera corsica DNA:
- a CDS encoding oligosaccharide flippase family protein translates to MSDEATANEERDDRSEGASSGRQRISLKQRAIQSTAIVTMSFGMAQMIRLASNLILTRLLAREVFGIMLLVQTVVVAANLFSDMGIGQNIINHKRGAEQSFMNTVWTTGIIRGFILWLIIAVLAYPMAVFWKAPEMAPMIIVVGFSYVIMSFESTGMWLLCREVKNLRVEIWNVLTQIISTVLLVWLAFYWRSVWVLVIASLIQASIKVVLSYLLLPGHRCWFTLEREGVRDILHYGWPIFISTGTMFVLRYSDKVILGRITTKEELGIYSIAFALASMIVLAINHLANNTLFPVYSRLAEQGSDHLRKNTFRIRAGLLALALPGIWAIAIFGDKIIELLYRPEYYAGGWMLRLMAVASIATIINQTSTGILLAIRNSKRYMVMQGIRAVIFLVAILIGAWYGGLYGLLVGAIVASLSEYPVIAWAIRPHKVWLPVLDFGALGLSGVVIFWGSMIFQS, encoded by the coding sequence ATGAGCGACGAGGCAACTGCTAATGAAGAACGGGACGATCGCTCAGAAGGTGCTTCGAGTGGGCGGCAACGCATTTCCTTAAAACAGCGTGCGATTCAGAGTACAGCGATCGTAACGATGAGTTTTGGAATGGCGCAGATGATTCGTTTGGCCAGTAATCTCATTCTGACTCGTTTACTAGCGCGAGAAGTATTTGGGATTATGTTGTTGGTGCAAACGGTCGTGGTGGCTGCGAATCTATTCAGTGATATGGGGATTGGTCAGAACATCATTAATCATAAGCGAGGTGCTGAGCAGTCGTTCATGAATACTGTGTGGACGACAGGTATTATTCGTGGCTTTATTCTGTGGTTGATCATTGCAGTACTTGCGTATCCGATGGCGGTGTTCTGGAAGGCACCGGAGATGGCGCCGATGATTATTGTTGTCGGTTTTTCGTATGTGATCATGTCGTTTGAATCGACGGGGATGTGGTTGCTCTGCCGCGAAGTAAAAAATTTAAGAGTTGAGATTTGGAATGTCTTAACGCAGATCATATCGACGGTGCTGTTGGTGTGGCTCGCATTTTATTGGCGATCTGTTTGGGTGTTGGTGATTGCGAGTTTGATCCAGGCGTCTATAAAAGTTGTGCTGTCTTATCTATTGCTTCCTGGGCATCGTTGTTGGTTTACCTTAGAGCGTGAGGGTGTGCGTGATATATTGCATTATGGGTGGCCGATCTTTATTAGTACAGGAACAATGTTTGTTCTGAGATATTCGGATAAGGTAATATTAGGTCGTATTACAACAAAAGAAGAATTGGGTATTTATAGTATTGCTTTTGCGCTCGCTTCGATGATTGTGCTAGCAATTAATCATTTGGCAAACAATACGCTGTTTCCGGTGTATTCAAGGTTGGCAGAGCAGGGGTCAGACCATTTGCGTAAGAATACGTTTCGAATTCGGGCAGGGCTATTAGCGCTAGCTTTGCCGGGGATATGGGCGATTGCCATATTCGGCGATAAGATTATTGAATTGTTATATAGGCCTGAGTACTACGCAGGTGGCTGGATGTTGCGGTTGATGGCTGTGGCCTCTATCGCGACGATTATTAACCAGACATCGACGGGGATATTGCTAGCAATTCGAAACTCTAAGCGTTATATGGTGATGCAGGGGATTCGTGCAGTGATATTTTTAGTCGCGATATTGATTGGAGCATGGTACGGCGGGCTGTATGGGTTGCTTGTTGGGGCGATAGTCGCTTCGCTAAGTGAATATCCGGTCATTGCATGGGCGATCAGGCCACATAAAGTTTGGTTACCTGTATTAGATTTTGGCGCACTTGGACTTTCAGGTGTGGTGATTTTTTGGGGGAGCATGATTTTTCAGTCGTGA
- a CDS encoding NAD-dependent epimerase/dehydratase family protein codes for MSEIKRKINDVVRLEEVLSEPTGKVLEMFMGMEGDVMILGIGGKMGPTLGRMAKRAMEQTARGGKVYGVSRFSDGGMQEKLNSWGIETIAGDLLDDKFVDGLPRAKYVVYMSGMKFGATGQESLTWAMNTHLPARVCKKYKNSTIAAFSTGNVYGLVPVHSGGAIESDVLNPCGEYAMSCLGRERMFEHFSQVNKTKMSILRLNYACELRYGVLVDLATRIREGEVIDLGMPMANVIWQRDANAMALLSLQDAGTPPYALNIAGPEQLSVRRAAQRLGELMGEEVKFGGEEGAEAILSNGQMGHRRYGYPTMGIDELMIHVADWVKGEQELLGKPTKYEVRSGKF; via the coding sequence ATGAGTGAAATTAAACGAAAAATAAATGATGTGGTTCGGCTGGAAGAAGTCTTATCCGAGCCAACGGGTAAGGTACTGGAGATGTTTATGGGGATGGAGGGTGATGTGATGATTTTGGGGATTGGCGGGAAGATGGGGCCGACGCTTGGACGGATGGCAAAGCGTGCGATGGAGCAGACGGCAAGAGGTGGGAAGGTTTATGGGGTGTCGCGGTTTAGTGATGGTGGGATGCAGGAAAAATTGAACAGTTGGGGTATTGAAACGATTGCTGGAGATTTGTTGGATGACAAGTTTGTGGATGGTTTGCCACGTGCGAAGTATGTGGTGTATATGTCGGGGATGAAGTTTGGGGCGACAGGGCAAGAGAGTTTAACGTGGGCGATGAATACGCATTTGCCGGCACGAGTTTGTAAGAAATATAAGAATAGCACGATTGCGGCTTTTTCAACGGGGAATGTGTATGGCTTGGTGCCGGTACATTCAGGGGGAGCGATAGAAAGTGATGTACTGAATCCGTGTGGCGAGTATGCGATGAGCTGCTTGGGGCGTGAGAGGATGTTTGAGCATTTTAGTCAAGTGAACAAGACTAAAATGTCGATTTTGCGGCTGAACTATGCATGCGAATTAAGGTATGGGGTATTGGTCGATCTCGCAACACGGATTCGTGAGGGTGAAGTGATTGATCTGGGGATGCCGATGGCGAATGTGATCTGGCAACGTGATGCGAATGCGATGGCGCTGTTGAGTTTGCAGGATGCGGGGACGCCGCCGTATGCGTTGAATATTGCGGGACCGGAACAGTTATCGGTGAGACGTGCGGCACAACGATTGGGCGAGTTAATGGGGGAAGAAGTAAAGTTTGGTGGTGAAGAAGGAGCCGAGGCGATTTTAAGCAATGGGCAGATGGGGCATCGGCGATATGGATATCCAACGATGGGGATAGATGAGTTGATGATTCATGTGGCGGATTGGGTGAAGGGTGAGCAAGAACTGTTGGGTAAGCCAACGAAGTATGAGGTTCGGAGCGGGAAGTTTTAG
- a CDS encoding Gfo/Idh/MocA family protein has product MKNGALKIGFIGLHHQHPRWYWPLWNVLPMYKPVAVCDGDADFLAEENKVYGLKAFDNADELIEQGGVDVVMLWEKHTEMPRLVEAAARCGKHVIVEKPCAANVEGVRAIEAAAKRYPGVKISSPYCWRTHRCGELIKKVVESGEIGEVVAVEGRLNAGGAWRYVRDHSPWMLGEGEGGGPMWNLGVHWIDFFRWVLDKEVLQVCGQVGEAVGEPVRSIEDQAQALLRFEGGCVGLLDISYGLIKEHPGVRDIYVSIRGTEGAIQWTPAWEGVEDEVLVVKESGAEKVVVKSELVDGYCGEMAKRWLEGFASAVSEGGGPLVGVEDMVAAIEVVDAFRRSVVSERFEWVGG; this is encoded by the coding sequence ATGAAGAATGGGGCTTTGAAGATCGGTTTTATTGGGTTGCATCACCAGCATCCGAGGTGGTATTGGCCGCTATGGAATGTGTTGCCGATGTATAAACCGGTTGCAGTGTGTGATGGGGATGCAGATTTTTTAGCTGAAGAAAATAAGGTGTACGGGTTAAAGGCGTTTGATAATGCGGATGAGTTGATTGAACAAGGTGGGGTGGATGTTGTGATGTTGTGGGAGAAGCACACGGAGATGCCTCGATTGGTGGAAGCGGCTGCGCGTTGTGGGAAGCATGTGATTGTGGAGAAGCCGTGCGCAGCCAATGTTGAGGGGGTTAGGGCGATTGAGGCGGCGGCGAAACGATATCCGGGTGTGAAGATTAGTTCGCCGTATTGTTGGCGGACGCATCGGTGTGGTGAATTGATCAAGAAGGTGGTTGAGAGTGGTGAGATTGGCGAGGTGGTTGCGGTAGAGGGCCGATTGAATGCGGGAGGAGCATGGCGATATGTACGGGATCATTCGCCTTGGATGTTGGGTGAGGGGGAAGGTGGAGGGCCGATGTGGAATTTAGGGGTGCATTGGATCGATTTTTTTAGGTGGGTTTTAGATAAGGAAGTGCTGCAGGTGTGTGGTCAGGTGGGTGAGGCTGTGGGGGAGCCGGTTCGGAGTATTGAAGATCAGGCGCAGGCACTGCTGCGTTTTGAAGGGGGTTGCGTGGGGCTGCTGGATATCAGCTATGGGCTGATTAAAGAGCATCCGGGTGTTCGGGATATCTATGTTTCGATTAGGGGGACGGAAGGGGCGATACAGTGGACACCTGCGTGGGAGGGTGTGGAGGATGAGGTGTTGGTGGTGAAGGAAAGTGGTGCGGAGAAAGTTGTGGTTAAGAGTGAGTTGGTGGATGGGTATTGCGGTGAGATGGCTAAGCGTTGGTTAGAGGGGTTTGCGAGTGCAGTGAGTGAGGGAGGTGGGCCGCTTGTCGGAGTGGAGGATATGGTGGCGGCGATAGAGGTAGTGGATGCGTTCCGGCGGAGTGTCGTGAGTGAACGGTTTGAATGGGTGGGTGGCTAA
- a CDS encoding TetR/AcrR family transcriptional regulator: MKQEASKQVKRDAVATREKLLDAAVEVFSADGPRGARVDEICQLAGVNKRMVYHYFGDKDGLYGAALGRVYDGFYAVEVDLSAMLLPADELLEVLVSRYYKFLGENPAFVRLISYENLNDGRVIKGLRVKGKKAQVIEALRLALDKGQDAGEFRAEIDAAELLVSIFALCFFYFSNQHTMGELLGAKAMTKVGQKARVRHVVDLLLNGLRKK, translated from the coding sequence ATGAAGCAAGAGGCAAGCAAACAAGTGAAGCGGGATGCGGTGGCAACACGAGAGAAGTTGTTGGATGCTGCAGTGGAGGTCTTTAGCGCGGATGGGCCGCGAGGGGCGAGGGTTGATGAAATTTGTCAGTTGGCGGGTGTGAATAAGCGGATGGTGTATCACTATTTTGGTGATAAAGATGGGTTGTATGGGGCGGCATTAGGTCGGGTGTACGATGGGTTTTATGCAGTTGAGGTGGATTTGAGTGCGATGTTACTTCCGGCGGATGAGTTGCTGGAGGTTTTGGTGAGCCGCTATTACAAGTTTTTGGGTGAGAATCCGGCATTTGTGAGGCTGATTAGTTACGAGAACTTGAATGATGGGCGTGTGATCAAGGGATTGAGGGTAAAGGGCAAAAAGGCGCAGGTTATTGAAGCGTTGAGATTGGCGTTGGATAAGGGGCAGGATGCGGGAGAGTTTCGAGCAGAGATCGATGCTGCGGAGCTGCTGGTGAGTATTTTTGCGTTGTGTTTTTTCTACTTTTCGAATCAGCACACGATGGGAGAATTGCTTGGCGCGAAAGCGATGACAAAGGTGGGGCAAAAAGCAAGAGTACGGCATGTGGTGGATCTGTTGCTGAATGGATTGCGTAAAAAATGA
- a CDS encoding fumarylacetoacetate hydrolase family protein — protein sequence MAKIARILHNNQPTHALVESEGFRLIEGDIFSSYKPTDTIIPTNNAKLLAPVDPPQVICIGANYRKHCIECNAPIPELPLVFFKLANAVAGPNDPIIIPKIAPDNVDWEAELVIVIGKKCKNISEDQVDAHILGYTCGNDISARDVQLKIDKLWGRGKSMDNFAPIGPWIATDLDGDNLDISLTLNGETRQNSNSSDLIFSCRHIASYLSHSMTLLPGTIIMTGTPSGVGMSANPQRFLKEGDKLTVSIQGIGELHNHVINE from the coding sequence ATGGCCAAAATCGCTCGTATCCTCCACAACAACCAACCCACACACGCACTCGTTGAATCAGAAGGCTTCCGCCTCATCGAAGGCGACATCTTTTCCTCATACAAACCCACCGACACCATCATCCCAACTAATAACGCGAAGCTCCTCGCACCGGTCGACCCACCCCAGGTCATCTGCATCGGCGCCAATTACCGCAAGCACTGCATCGAATGCAACGCTCCCATACCCGAACTCCCTCTCGTTTTCTTCAAACTCGCCAACGCCGTTGCTGGCCCCAACGACCCCATCATCATTCCCAAAATCGCGCCCGACAACGTCGACTGGGAAGCCGAACTTGTCATCGTCATAGGCAAGAAATGCAAAAACATCTCCGAAGACCAAGTTGATGCCCACATCCTCGGCTACACCTGCGGCAACGACATCTCCGCCCGTGACGTACAACTAAAAATTGACAAACTCTGGGGCCGCGGCAAAAGCATGGACAACTTCGCACCCATCGGCCCATGGATCGCCACCGACCTTGACGGCGACAACCTCGATATCTCACTCACACTCAACGGCGAAACTCGACAAAACTCCAACTCATCCGATCTCATCTTCTCTTGCCGGCATATCGCCTCCTACCTCTCCCACTCCATGACACTCCTCCCAGGCACCATCATCATGACCGGTACGCCCTCCGGCGTCGGCATGTCTGCCAACCCACAACGATTCCTCAAAGAAGGCGACAAACTCACTGTCTCCATCCAAGGCATCGGCGAACTCCACAACCACGTCATCAACGAATAA
- a CDS encoding helix-turn-helix domain-containing protein, with the protein MSETQFRLLVQLFVEEHHAKEIARCVGVNRNSVNRVLHKLRLRIAEACEVHADRVGVGRVMGGAMVVNVSGEVLGVKSGVAVLEEPREVGIQGFDRMWVMVKRRACVVESDGVGRNMLSDWLIPFVVGRVEACVYTRVFELGDVFDEGGDLCGWFGEQGDDIRERLREIAESDVDGEWYDVYRRVYPAGGGVNGVGDAIYRLRDANSLESFWDRARARFARLRGVRDDSFYLCLKESEYRHNHRGEDLCEVILDMLGERPLS; encoded by the coding sequence ATGAGTGAAACGCAGTTTCGGTTGTTGGTGCAACTATTTGTCGAAGAGCATCATGCGAAGGAGATTGCGCGGTGTGTTGGCGTGAATCGTAATTCAGTCAATCGGGTGCTGCATAAATTACGGTTGCGTATTGCAGAAGCGTGTGAAGTTCATGCAGATCGGGTGGGTGTTGGGCGTGTGATGGGTGGTGCGATGGTTGTGAATGTTAGCGGGGAAGTGTTGGGGGTAAAGAGTGGTGTGGCTGTTCTTGAAGAACCACGAGAAGTGGGGATTCAAGGTTTTGATCGGATGTGGGTGATGGTGAAAAGGCGTGCGTGTGTTGTTGAGAGTGATGGGGTAGGGCGAAATATGTTGAGTGATTGGCTGATACCATTTGTGGTTGGGCGGGTGGAGGCATGTGTGTATACACGGGTGTTTGAGTTGGGTGATGTATTTGATGAAGGTGGAGACTTGTGCGGATGGTTTGGTGAACAGGGTGATGATATTCGGGAGCGATTGCGCGAGATTGCGGAAAGTGATGTGGATGGGGAATGGTATGATGTCTACCGACGTGTGTACCCGGCAGGGGGTGGTGTGAATGGTGTGGGTGATGCGATCTATCGTTTGAGAGATGCGAATAGTTTGGAGAGTTTCTGGGACCGAGCGAGGGCAAGGTTTGCGCGATTAAGGGGGGTTAGGGATGATTCGTTTTACTTGTGTTTGAAAGAAAGTGAGTATCGGCATAATCATCGAGGGGAAGATTTGTGCGAGGTGATTTTGGATATGCTTGGGGAGCGGCCACTGAGTTGA
- a CDS encoding PEP-CTERM sorting domain-containing protein — protein MHAFKALICTATMIATTATLGAAEITLQNGLDGYNGMTDSWLTGGNATWENTTYGTSGGAYGNILGGAGGAARRVVQQWDLSSLKGKVAKINSARIYTMATGGNQTNINIYKIASTNASWTDAQTGTDYTGWDRTEVCWRARKAGDGDSHWLNEAGEVQYGIISDSSKLIGQNTAIAGTIASNVNIFFDIDVDTIKEWIDSPELNAGMVYNTDNEFTSGKFFVIGSQIFGSPGTPPVEDDGYGNTIAYYPRLVIDYTEVPEPASLALIGLGGLAFLSRRK, from the coding sequence ATGCACGCATTCAAAGCACTTATCTGTACTGCGACAATGATCGCTACAACGGCCACACTCGGTGCAGCCGAAATCACACTACAGAACGGACTTGACGGCTACAACGGTATGACCGACTCTTGGCTTACCGGCGGAAATGCCACATGGGAAAACACGACCTACGGCACATCTGGTGGAGCCTACGGCAACATCCTCGGCGGCGCTGGCGGCGCAGCTCGTCGTGTCGTCCAACAATGGGACCTCAGCTCACTCAAGGGCAAAGTCGCTAAAATCAACAGCGCACGTATCTACACCATGGCAACAGGTGGCAACCAAACCAACATCAACATCTATAAAATCGCATCCACCAACGCCTCCTGGACCGATGCCCAAACCGGCACCGATTATACCGGCTGGGATCGCACCGAAGTTTGCTGGCGTGCACGCAAAGCCGGTGACGGCGACTCACACTGGCTTAACGAAGCCGGCGAAGTCCAATACGGCATCATCTCTGATTCATCCAAACTCATCGGCCAAAACACCGCAATCGCCGGTACCATCGCCAGCAACGTCAATATCTTCTTTGACATCGACGTCGACACCATCAAAGAATGGATCGACTCTCCTGAACTCAACGCAGGTATGGTCTACAACACTGACAACGAATTTACATCCGGCAAATTCTTCGTCATCGGCTCACAAATCTTCGGTTCACCCGGAACCCCTCCTGTCGAAGATGACGGCTACGGCAACACAATCGCTTACTACCCACGCCTCGTCATCGACTACACCGAAGTCCCTGAGCCAGCATCACTCGCGCTCATCGGCCTCGGCGGTCTCGCATTCCTCTCTCGCCGCAAGTAA
- a CDS encoding DUF5009 domain-containing protein: MTSTTHTASIPSLNQTASSPRIISIDILRGFIMLTMLFVNDVAETPKLWWWSKHFYPYNESGMTYVDVVFPAFLFIVGLSVPFALSKQLQTKPLHKVLLHVLTRSASLLLLGFFTVNGPDFEKMGWHNAVWHILVYSSCIALFLQFPKPNPEQRSNRKIVLLKYTSITIKALATIGLFIAWYYFQDKNGNPMQRHWWGILGLIGWTYLCTSLIYIVFRKNIFALAIVMAILIAMYLGHQPIQPATWQLPANNAFNSIPHHNFIFKLKYIPMSTTILTAISLAGALLGSTIKNGSPNTNGSLTNTNAAKLKFALLFAAALALAGYCMQYPHGILKNSSSPAWALYSAAITAALWAIFFLLFDMLNFRKIGSALAYAGQNALLAYLIAPLFLFSQIFINTYTCINPKLTLEQQFWITPLAFTYDKINMFGHTITFLQPFTGIAKSILLAILILVFTAFLARKKIFLKL; encoded by the coding sequence ATGACATCCACAACACATACAGCATCAATTCCATCCCTAAATCAAACCGCCTCATCACCTCGCATCATCTCTATCGACATCCTACGCGGTTTCATCATGCTCACCATGCTCTTCGTCAACGACGTTGCCGAAACACCAAAGCTCTGGTGGTGGTCAAAACACTTCTACCCATACAACGAATCCGGCATGACCTACGTCGACGTCGTCTTCCCCGCATTCCTCTTTATAGTTGGCCTATCCGTCCCCTTCGCCCTCTCAAAACAACTACAAACCAAACCACTCCACAAAGTCTTACTCCACGTCCTCACACGCTCAGCCTCACTCCTCTTACTCGGCTTCTTCACCGTCAACGGCCCTGACTTCGAAAAAATGGGTTGGCACAATGCCGTTTGGCACATCCTCGTCTACTCGTCTTGCATCGCTTTATTTCTCCAATTCCCCAAACCTAATCCCGAACAACGATCTAACCGTAAGATAGTTCTTTTAAAATACACAAGCATCACAATCAAGGCTCTCGCCACTATCGGCCTCTTCATCGCTTGGTATTACTTCCAAGACAAGAACGGCAACCCAATGCAACGACATTGGTGGGGCATCCTAGGCCTCATCGGATGGACTTACCTCTGCACCTCACTCATCTACATTGTCTTCCGAAAAAACATCTTCGCCCTCGCAATCGTCATGGCCATACTCATCGCCATGTACCTCGGCCATCAACCAATCCAACCCGCCACATGGCAGCTCCCTGCAAACAATGCCTTCAATTCCATCCCTCATCACAACTTCATCTTTAAACTCAAATACATCCCAATGTCCACCACCATACTCACCGCCATCTCTCTCGCCGGCGCACTCCTCGGCTCCACCATCAAAAACGGCTCCCCTAACACTAACGGATCTCTCACAAACACAAACGCAGCAAAACTCAAATTCGCACTCCTTTTTGCCGCCGCACTCGCGCTCGCAGGCTACTGCATGCAATACCCACATGGCATCCTCAAGAACAGTTCCTCACCAGCATGGGCTCTCTACTCCGCAGCCATCACCGCCGCACTCTGGGCAATCTTCTTCCTCCTCTTCGACATGCTCAATTTCAGGAAAATCGGCTCCGCCCTCGCCTACGCAGGCCAAAACGCATTGCTCGCATATCTCATCGCCCCACTCTTCCTCTTCTCACAAATCTTCATCAACACCTACACCTGCATCAACCCCAAACTCACACTCGAACAACAATTCTGGATCACCCCACTCGCCTTCACATACGACAAAATCAATATGTTCGGCCACACCATTACCTTCCTACAACCCTTCACAGGCATCGCAAAATCCATACTCCTCGCCATCCTTATCCTCGTTTTCACCGCATTCCTCGCCCGCAAAAAAATCTTCCTCAAACTCTAA
- a CDS encoding GntR family transcriptional regulator, whose product MATQSTKSKPVSNAAKHVQISDYLRKLIRSKKLPPRHMLESEAELCERFNVSRGPVRQALAALEQDGLIYRISGRGSFVAPRNKSAATPNTTSPIPTPQTETPTIWLLPVGGEDIHNLIFAGLLSGLEKGAAQHNASILVSSLDNNQHTINQHNQNIKGIFTSYASTEILSADFAKDLPKVWLMSRRIECPHHIDAVSPDNNTIGQIAANYLIEQGHKHLAFFSTMSGDPSCNQRLPGFLTAAGSAGVKTTVIDDTLLPDHPPISSFSEVDQTLINKLVDIYLKLTPRPTGMFIIGDHHTALAQPVLQKKGLKIGKDLQIISCNNNKNILNMINPRPVTIDMNLEDMGVAAAHIMAYRTANPNSSLPPMNITPNPTLILP is encoded by the coding sequence TTGGCCACACAATCCACCAAATCCAAACCCGTCTCAAATGCCGCAAAGCACGTCCAAATCAGCGATTATCTCCGCAAACTCATCCGCTCTAAAAAACTCCCACCCCGCCACATGCTCGAATCCGAAGCCGAACTCTGTGAGCGATTCAACGTCTCACGCGGCCCCGTACGCCAAGCACTCGCTGCTCTCGAACAAGACGGGCTCATCTACCGCATCTCCGGCAGAGGCTCATTCGTAGCACCTCGCAATAAATCCGCCGCAACACCGAACACCACATCCCCCATTCCCACACCACAAACTGAAACCCCCACCATCTGGCTACTCCCTGTTGGGGGCGAAGACATCCACAACCTGATCTTCGCAGGCCTACTCTCAGGCCTCGAAAAAGGCGCAGCACAACACAACGCTTCCATTCTCGTCAGCTCACTCGACAACAACCAACACACCATTAATCAGCACAACCAAAACATCAAAGGCATCTTCACCTCATACGCGTCAACCGAAATCCTCTCCGCTGATTTCGCCAAAGACCTACCCAAAGTTTGGCTCATGTCCCGACGAATCGAATGCCCTCACCACATCGACGCCGTTTCGCCCGACAACAACACCATCGGCCAAATCGCCGCCAACTACCTCATCGAGCAAGGCCATAAACACCTCGCCTTCTTCTCAACCATGTCCGGCGATCCCTCTTGCAACCAACGACTTCCCGGCTTCCTCACCGCCGCCGGCAGCGCAGGCGTCAAAACCACCGTCATTGACGATACACTCCTACCCGATCATCCCCCCATCAGCTCTTTCTCCGAAGTCGACCAAACACTGATCAATAAACTCGTCGACATTTACCTCAAACTCACACCCCGCCCCACCGGTATGTTCATCATCGGCGACCACCACACCGCATTAGCTCAACCTGTTTTGCAGAAAAAAGGCTTAAAAATAGGCAAAGATCTCCAAATCATTTCCTGCAACAACAACAAAAACATCCTCAACATGATCAACCCTCGCCCCGTTACAATCGACATGAATCTCGAAGACATGGGCGTAGCCGCCGCCCACATCATGGCCTACAGAACCGCAAACCCCAACTCTTCTCTCCCCCCAATGAACATCACACCAAACCCAACACTCATCCTCCCATAA
- a CDS encoding NAD(P)H-binding protein has product MQARTGKKMRVLVVPGNGKTGRRVAMKLMGKDVEVRRGSRSGDVVFDWGDRTSWAGALERVDAVYMAYVPDLSVPGARETVGAFADLAIGMGVKKLVLLSGRGEAKALAAEEAVLGKEGVDVTVVRPAWFNQNFDEGEFYELVMGGLIVLPAGDVKEPFIDVEDIADVVVAVLMGDGHGGEVYELTGPRLMDFDEVAVEISSRSGRRVVYEAIEMDAFVAGLLGQGMPEDYVGMLRYLFGELMDGRNAYVTDDVKRVLGRDAKDFRAYVDEAVKNGVWEVNVKA; this is encoded by the coding sequence ATGCAAGCGAGAACAGGTAAAAAGATGAGGGTATTGGTCGTGCCGGGGAATGGTAAGACGGGGCGTCGCGTCGCGATGAAATTGATGGGGAAGGATGTTGAGGTGAGGCGTGGGTCACGGTCGGGTGATGTGGTCTTTGATTGGGGTGATCGTACGAGTTGGGCGGGTGCATTAGAGAGAGTAGATGCGGTGTATATGGCGTATGTTCCGGATTTGTCTGTGCCGGGGGCGCGGGAGACGGTGGGAGCGTTTGCGGATCTGGCGATTGGAATGGGTGTGAAGAAATTGGTGCTGCTGTCAGGGCGAGGTGAGGCGAAAGCATTGGCGGCGGAAGAAGCGGTCTTAGGTAAAGAGGGGGTTGATGTGACGGTGGTGAGGCCGGCATGGTTTAATCAGAACTTTGATGAGGGGGAGTTTTATGAGTTGGTGATGGGTGGTTTGATCGTGCTGCCTGCAGGTGATGTGAAGGAGCCGTTTATTGATGTGGAGGATATTGCGGATGTTGTGGTGGCGGTGTTGATGGGTGATGGGCATGGTGGTGAGGTATATGAACTGACGGGGCCGCGGTTGATGGATTTTGATGAAGTTGCTGTTGAGATATCGAGTAGGAGTGGTCGGCGTGTGGTGTATGAGGCGATTGAGATGGATGCGTTTGTTGCTGGGTTGTTGGGGCAGGGCATGCCGGAAGATTATGTGGGGATGCTGCGGTATTTGTTTGGTGAACTGATGGATGGTCGGAATGCATATGTGACGGATGATGTGAAGCGGGTTTTAGGGAGGGATGCGAAAGATTTTCGTGCATATGTTGATGAGGCGGTTAAGAATGGGGTATGGGAGGTGAATGTGAAGGCGTGA